One region of Hydrogenispora ethanolica genomic DNA includes:
- a CDS encoding C4-dicarboxylate ABC transporter translates to MKQPNNQFQTEPQNAVKGDGLLMVTSIFILLLFLVIALLMVTRKLPTILALPILAVGVAAIAGVPLIAVGKDGNDTGLLNFVVQGGATKLGVAYCAVILGAWLGQFMNQTGISKTIIKGAAELGGDRPFLVTILVTIAVSLLFTTIDGIGAVIMIATIAMPIMISVGVPALIGACMFIFAMAIGGIINMSNWAFYTTATGVQQSQVQAFAVTMAVLTAVVALIFAIVEFKRSGTKFAWAVQTNPGIPKGEFVKAPMLSLLTPLIPIVFVIGLKWPILPAFLMGLLWCFVTVWLFSPQKDLGKLLSLLTKSAFEGMTDSAPAVLLMIGIGMVLNSFMHPQVSQSISPFLKVIIPGNPVAYVLFFAILAPLALYRGPLNMWGLGSGVAAVIIGLKVLPAPAVFSAFLATERVQSIGDPTNTHNVWFANYVGTDVNKILLKVLPYIWSLAVVGLIIAAFMWF, encoded by the coding sequence ATGAAACAGCCCAATAATCAATTCCAAACCGAACCTCAAAACGCGGTGAAAGGAGATGGCTTATTGATGGTGACGTCGATCTTTATCCTATTGCTCTTTCTAGTTATCGCATTATTGATGGTGACTCGAAAATTGCCGACCATTTTAGCTTTACCCATCCTGGCGGTAGGGGTGGCCGCAATTGCCGGGGTGCCTTTGATCGCCGTCGGCAAGGACGGTAACGATACGGGGTTGCTCAATTTCGTGGTTCAAGGCGGGGCTACGAAGTTGGGCGTCGCCTATTGCGCGGTGATCCTTGGCGCTTGGCTGGGTCAGTTTATGAATCAGACCGGAATTTCGAAAACCATTATCAAAGGAGCGGCCGAATTGGGAGGAGACCGGCCGTTTCTGGTGACGATCCTGGTCACGATAGCGGTATCGCTCCTCTTTACCACGATTGACGGCATCGGTGCGGTAATCATGATTGCCACAATCGCCATGCCGATCATGATCTCGGTCGGGGTTCCGGCGCTCATCGGCGCCTGCATGTTTATCTTCGCGATGGCCATCGGCGGGATTATCAACATGTCCAACTGGGCTTTTTACACCACCGCCACCGGTGTCCAGCAGTCCCAGGTACAGGCCTTCGCCGTCACGATGGCCGTGTTGACTGCGGTGGTCGCCCTAATCTTCGCCATCGTGGAGTTCAAACGCTCCGGCACCAAATTTGCCTGGGCGGTTCAGACCAATCCGGGGATCCCCAAAGGGGAGTTTGTCAAGGCCCCGATGCTTTCGCTGCTAACGCCGCTGATCCCGATCGTTTTCGTCATCGGACTTAAATGGCCGATCCTGCCGGCGTTCCTGATGGGCCTGTTATGGTGCTTCGTAACCGTTTGGCTGTTTTCGCCGCAGAAGGATTTGGGAAAGCTCCTCTCACTTTTGACCAAATCGGCCTTTGAGGGGATGACCGACAGCGCGCCGGCGGTGCTGCTGATGATCGGCATCGGAATGGTCTTAAACTCGTTCATGCATCCCCAAGTGTCCCAGAGCATCAGCCCGTTCCTGAAAGTGATCATCCCGGGCAATCCCGTCGCCTACGTGCTGTTCTTCGCGATTCTGGCGCCGCTGGCCCTGTATCGCGGACCGTTGAACATGTGGGGGTTGGGCAGCGGAGTCGCCGCGGTGATCATCGGTTTGAAAGTATTGCCCGCGCCGGCGGTTTTCAGCGCCTTCCTGGCGACGGAGCGGGTGCAGTCCATCGGCGATCCCACCAATACCCATAACGTATGGTTCGCCAACTATGTCGGAACGGACGTCAATAAGATCCTCTTAAAAGTTTTACCGTACATTTGGAGCCTGGCGGTCGTCGGCCTGATCATTGCCGCTTTTATGTGGTTTTAA
- a CDS encoding hydantoinase/oxoprolinase family protein, whose translation MKYRIGIDVGGTFTDAVVIDDDTYELVGTLKKPTTHFAKEGVAAGIVEVIRGVIEKYAIAPENIVFIAHGTTQATNALLEGDVVPVGILGMGRGMMEELKARNDTQVGDIELAPGKFLKTFHRYFDTAKEHDAEKLIHELENEGCQVIVASAAFAVDDPAAELAVMAKTAAMGIPGVGSHEISKLYGLKIRTRTAAINASILPKMMETADMTESSVKRTGIKAPLMIMRCDGGVMDINEVRKRPIFTMLSGPAAGVAGALMYEKISNGIFLEVGGTSTDISVIKNGKVMVEYAEVGGHKTYLNSLDVRTVGIAGGSMVRIGPEGVVDVGPRSAHIAGLGYTVYADPAEINDPQIALFQPRPDDPADYATVTCGGKQFAITVSCAANILGYVQASHYAYGSKAAAVRAFKPFAERYGISVEEFAKQIMDKASQKNEAVLKQLFSDYQLQPEEITLVGGGGGAAAIVPYLAEYMKLNHRIAKNAEVISPIGVALAMVRDVVERTISNPTDADILKVRREAEQAAIQSGAAPGSIELHVEVDPQRSIVRVIATGTTELRAKNLLQKKLPETAIRAIAAQSLGVAEECLSIIGSTGDIYIVQGRSVAKKCWGLLKKEIKALRVIDSEGVIRLQKNQGEAFKLSVARFEEELSQVVDQCTSYFDGSKEVPDVYVFYGKKIIDLSGLVDAAQIIAVAGVEIQGIAEDSLVYALICRKNNR comes from the coding sequence ATGAAATACAGAATCGGAATCGATGTCGGCGGGACCTTCACCGACGCTGTGGTCATCGATGATGACACCTATGAATTGGTCGGCACGTTAAAAAAGCCCACCACCCATTTTGCCAAAGAGGGCGTGGCCGCCGGCATCGTGGAAGTGATCCGCGGAGTGATCGAAAAGTATGCCATCGCTCCGGAAAATATCGTTTTTATCGCGCACGGAACGACTCAGGCTACCAATGCCTTATTGGAAGGCGATGTGGTTCCGGTGGGCATTCTCGGCATGGGCCGCGGCATGATGGAAGAGCTGAAGGCAAGGAACGACACCCAGGTGGGCGATATCGAGCTGGCGCCGGGCAAATTTTTAAAGACCTTTCATCGCTATTTCGATACGGCCAAGGAGCATGATGCCGAAAAATTGATCCATGAGCTTGAAAATGAAGGCTGTCAAGTTATCGTCGCCAGCGCGGCCTTTGCGGTGGACGATCCCGCCGCCGAACTGGCGGTGATGGCGAAGACCGCGGCCATGGGCATTCCCGGCGTCGGCAGCCATGAAATATCGAAACTGTACGGTTTGAAGATCCGGACCCGCACGGCGGCGATCAATGCCAGCATTCTGCCAAAGATGATGGAGACGGCTGATATGACCGAGTCGAGCGTGAAGCGGACCGGCATCAAGGCGCCGCTGATGATCATGCGCTGCGACGGCGGAGTTATGGATATCAACGAAGTCCGCAAACGCCCCATCTTCACCATGCTTTCCGGGCCGGCCGCCGGAGTCGCCGGAGCGCTGATGTATGAGAAGATTTCCAACGGTATCTTCCTGGAGGTCGGCGGCACCAGCACCGATATTTCGGTGATCAAAAACGGCAAGGTGATGGTGGAGTACGCCGAGGTCGGCGGGCACAAAACCTATTTGAACTCTCTGGATGTCCGGACGGTGGGGATCGCCGGGGGCAGCATGGTCCGGATCGGCCCCGAAGGCGTGGTGGATGTCGGCCCGCGCAGCGCCCACATCGCCGGATTGGGTTACACGGTCTACGCGGATCCGGCGGAGATTAACGATCCGCAGATTGCGCTATTCCAACCCCGGCCTGACGATCCGGCTGATTATGCCACCGTTACTTGCGGCGGCAAGCAATTCGCGATCACCGTATCCTGCGCCGCCAATATCCTGGGTTATGTCCAAGCCAGCCATTACGCTTACGGTTCCAAAGCAGCGGCAGTGCGCGCCTTTAAACCCTTCGCCGAACGATACGGGATCTCGGTCGAAGAGTTCGCCAAACAAATCATGGATAAGGCCTCACAGAAGAATGAAGCCGTCCTGAAGCAGTTATTCAGCGACTACCAACTGCAACCGGAAGAGATCACGCTGGTGGGGGGCGGCGGCGGCGCGGCGGCGATCGTGCCGTATCTGGCCGAGTATATGAAACTGAACCACCGCATCGCCAAGAACGCCGAGGTCATTTCGCCGATCGGGGTGGCCCTGGCGATGGTCCGCGATGTCGTGGAACGGACCATTTCCAACCCGACCGACGCCGATATCCTGAAAGTGCGCAGGGAAGCCGAGCAAGCGGCGATTCAGTCCGGCGCCGCACCCGGGTCCATCGAGCTCCACGTCGAGGTCGATCCCCAACGGAGCATTGTCCGGGTGATCGCCACCGGAACCACCGAACTCCGCGCCAAGAACCTGCTCCAGAAGAAACTGCCGGAAACGGCGATCCGGGCCATCGCCGCCCAATCATTGGGAGTGGCGGAGGAATGTCTGTCAATCATCGGGAGCACCGGGGACATTTACATCGTCCAGGGCCGTTCCGTTGCCAAGAAATGCTGGGGGCTGCTGAAAAAAGAGATCAAAGCGTTGCGGGTGATCGACAGTGAAGGGGTCATCCGGCTCCAGAAGAATCAAGGAGAAGCTTTCAAACTGAGTGTCGCCCGGTTCGAGGAGGAGTTGAGCCAGGTGGTCGATCAGTGCACCAGCTATTTCGACGGCAGCAAGGAAGTTCCCGATGTGTACGTGTTTTACGGCAAAAAGATTATCGATTTATCCGGCTTGGTCGATGCGGCCCAGATTATCGCCGTGGCCGGGGTGGAGATCCAGGGAATTGCGGAGGATAGTCTCGTGTACGCCTTGATCTGCCGGAAGAATAACCGGTAA
- a CDS encoding FAD-dependent oxidoreductase — protein MKPYDVIVVGGGVSGSVAAIASARAGARTLIVEKMGFLGGMLTAGGVGPMMTFHAGSVQVVRGIADEVVHNLQQLGGSPGHIVDSTGYTYTVTPFDAELLKHVLEKMYLAAGGEVLYHSMLAGVEAVGGKITAITVATKSGLLELRAANFIDASGDGDLAAWAGVPFLLGRPGDHLSQPLTMNFKLGRVDIGMVKEYIRNHPEEFPEARTDLLDQAPRLSMGGFTGIFAAGRRNGEISFTRECILLFETNNPGEVIVNTTRIQKVNPTDAWELTGAEVEGRRQTLELFQFMKRRVPGFADAVLISSGPNVGVRESRKIEGIYVLTAADLLEQIPFEDEIACGGYPVDVHSPDGEGTNSRHLEWGAIYGIPYRSLINGRVDNLINVGRCISATHEACAAIRVSPIAMAVGQAGGTAAALASRNHRAMADLDYRALRAELLQGGMFLRLARSITGAYEPGTSK, from the coding sequence ATGAAGCCCTATGACGTTATTGTGGTGGGGGGAGGTGTTTCCGGGAGCGTAGCCGCCATCGCCAGCGCCCGGGCGGGCGCCAGAACCCTGATCGTTGAGAAGATGGGCTTTTTGGGAGGGATGCTCACCGCCGGAGGCGTCGGTCCGATGATGACCTTCCATGCCGGTTCGGTCCAGGTGGTGCGGGGCATCGCTGATGAAGTGGTTCATAACCTGCAACAACTCGGCGGTTCACCTGGGCACATTGTGGACAGCACCGGATATACTTACACGGTCACCCCGTTTGATGCGGAGTTGTTAAAACATGTTTTAGAAAAGATGTATTTAGCAGCCGGCGGCGAAGTTTTATACCACAGCATGCTCGCCGGTGTCGAGGCTGTGGGGGGAAAGATCACGGCGATCACGGTCGCCACCAAGTCCGGCCTGCTGGAACTCAGGGCGGCCAACTTCATCGACGCCAGCGGTGACGGCGATCTGGCCGCTTGGGCCGGAGTGCCTTTTTTATTGGGCCGCCCCGGCGATCACCTGAGCCAGCCGTTGACGATGAATTTCAAACTGGGCCGGGTCGACATCGGGATGGTCAAAGAATATATCCGGAATCATCCGGAGGAGTTCCCCGAAGCCCGGACCGATTTGCTCGACCAAGCACCCCGGCTGTCCATGGGCGGCTTTACCGGGATCTTCGCCGCCGGCCGTCGCAATGGGGAGATCAGCTTCACCCGTGAATGCATTCTATTATTTGAGACCAACAATCCCGGCGAGGTGATCGTCAATACCACCCGGATTCAGAAGGTCAATCCGACCGATGCCTGGGAATTGACCGGGGCGGAAGTGGAAGGCCGCCGCCAGACGCTAGAGCTTTTCCAATTCATGAAGCGGCGGGTACCGGGTTTTGCCGACGCGGTTCTCATCAGCAGCGGCCCCAACGTCGGCGTACGGGAGTCCCGGAAGATTGAGGGAATATACGTCCTGACCGCCGCCGATCTGCTTGAGCAAATCCCCTTTGAGGATGAGATCGCCTGCGGGGGCTATCCGGTCGATGTCCACAGCCCCGACGGCGAAGGCACTAATTCGCGTCATCTGGAATGGGGCGCGATCTACGGTATACCATACCGTTCGCTCATTAACGGGCGGGTGGACAATTTGATCAATGTCGGCCGGTGCATCTCGGCGACCCACGAGGCCTGCGCGGCGATCCGGGTTTCGCCCATCGCCATGGCGGTGGGGCAAGCCGGAGGAACCGCCGCGGCGCTTGCCAGCCGCAATCATCGGGCCATGGCGGATCTGGACTATCGGGCCTTACGTGCCGAATTATTACAAGGCGGCATGTTTCTCCGACTGGCTCGAAGCATAACCGGGGCGTATGAGCCCGGAACATCGAAATAA
- a CDS encoding ROK family transcriptional regulator: MAKLYQNTAEIRSFNTKKIIEALRFHEPVTRKDLAESLDLSFATVSNICNQLIHDGFLLETESEAFNGGRIPKLVAVHPASKYILGLDLIRKDRIKAVLINLKNEVARVAEAAVPEAAGMQDALEIIATLTGSLCRSAGLAVEAILGIGVAAPGIFSKESNNLVNSTNPIYEDQPLKEELERLFGLPVFIENESNLLVMATALAGYGASKNRDLIYIYCGEGLGAGIISDSKVVTGSKGLGGEISHIPIGEAGFECYCGHRGCVETELTMAGFLRKYHRQLGKEPCLTGEAWEEFVRAVAAKQQAALAVIHENGVLIGKLLAILINIFDPEAIYIGGITEKLFNDLYPAIIGEARSRTIVSSLHEISVYCSADYEQLIYQGCGEMVFTHWKPPLAKA; the protein is encoded by the coding sequence ATGGCTAAGTTATATCAGAATACCGCTGAAATTCGTAGCTTTAACACCAAAAAAATCATTGAAGCCTTGCGTTTTCACGAGCCGGTCACCCGGAAGGATCTCGCTGAAAGTCTGGACCTCAGCTTTGCCACGGTATCCAATATATGCAATCAGCTGATTCATGACGGTTTTTTGCTGGAGACGGAGTCCGAGGCGTTCAACGGCGGACGGATCCCCAAGCTGGTGGCGGTCCATCCCGCTTCCAAGTATATCTTGGGTCTGGATCTGATTCGGAAGGACCGGATCAAAGCGGTCCTGATCAACTTGAAAAACGAGGTGGCGCGGGTCGCGGAGGCCGCAGTCCCCGAGGCCGCTGGTATGCAAGATGCGCTGGAGATCATCGCGACGCTCACCGGAAGCTTATGCCGTTCAGCCGGCCTTGCCGTCGAAGCGATCCTGGGGATTGGGGTCGCAGCACCCGGCATTTTCAGCAAAGAAAGCAATAACCTGGTCAACTCCACCAATCCCATCTATGAAGACCAGCCCCTCAAGGAAGAATTGGAGCGCCTCTTCGGGCTCCCGGTCTTTATCGAAAACGAATCCAACCTGTTAGTGATGGCAACGGCCCTGGCCGGCTATGGCGCCAGCAAAAACCGCGACCTCATTTATATTTATTGCGGTGAAGGGCTGGGCGCCGGGATCATCAGCGACAGCAAGGTGGTTACCGGCAGCAAGGGCCTGGGCGGCGAGATCAGCCATATTCCCATCGGGGAGGCAGGTTTTGAATGTTATTGCGGTCACCGGGGCTGCGTGGAAACGGAATTGACCATGGCCGGTTTTCTACGAAAATACCATCGGCAGCTTGGCAAAGAACCCTGTCTCACCGGCGAAGCCTGGGAGGAGTTTGTGCGGGCGGTCGCCGCCAAGCAGCAGGCGGCTCTGGCGGTTATCCACGAGAACGGCGTCTTAATCGGCAAATTGTTAGCGATTTTGATTAATATTTTCGATCCGGAGGCGATCTATATCGGCGGAATCACCGAAAAATTGTTTAACGATCTCTATCCGGCGATCATTGGCGAGGCCCGGAGCCGCACCATTGTCAGCTCCTTGCACGAGATCTCCGTCTATTGCAGCGCCGATTATGAACAGCTGATCTATCAAGGTTGCGGCGAAATGGTATTCACCCATTGGAAACCGCCGCTCGCCAAGGCCTAA
- a CDS encoding SIS domain-containing protein: MNNFLRDILDQPHSLEVAYQSYITAENLKKMAQIASSDFDQVIFAGMGSSHDACYGASIYLNQRGFKTAVYSAGQLLHYESRIIHDRTLLILVSQSGESAEIVNLIAGLPSACPVVAITNDPQSTLGRRGNFTFLLNVAPEESISTRTYGATLILLSLIAKMMAAAMDEQVLKQIDSSLASLQQVVADYQALQTRLADFLKMPSYLLLLGRGFSYSTIFAGGLFVKEVAKFPSISLDSAEFRHGPLEMVDSDFHAVIFAPQGPTYGLHDKLARDIIAKGGKVVFITNREFGPASERLLVIKLEPCEELLMPIVDIVPVQLIANYLAEAKGLEVGKFRWSSKITAAE; the protein is encoded by the coding sequence ATGAATAATTTTTTGCGAGATATTTTGGATCAGCCCCATAGCCTGGAGGTAGCCTATCAAAGTTATATCACGGCCGAGAACCTGAAAAAAATGGCTCAGATCGCTAGCAGCGATTTTGATCAGGTGATCTTCGCCGGCATGGGAAGTTCCCATGACGCCTGTTATGGCGCCAGCATCTATCTGAACCAGCGCGGCTTCAAGACGGCGGTTTACTCGGCCGGGCAACTGTTGCATTATGAATCGCGGATCATCCACGACCGGACCTTGCTGATCCTGGTCTCGCAATCCGGGGAAAGCGCGGAGATCGTGAATCTGATTGCAGGATTGCCGTCCGCTTGCCCGGTGGTCGCCATTACCAACGATCCCCAAAGCACGCTGGGCCGGCGCGGTAACTTCACCTTCCTGCTGAATGTCGCGCCCGAGGAGTCGATTTCGACCCGGACTTACGGGGCTACACTCATACTGCTCAGCCTGATCGCCAAGATGATGGCCGCGGCAATGGATGAGCAGGTGCTCAAGCAGATCGATTCCAGTCTGGCAAGTTTGCAACAGGTGGTGGCCGATTACCAAGCTTTACAGACCCGGCTGGCCGACTTCTTGAAAATGCCGTCGTATTTACTGCTGTTAGGACGGGGCTTCTCTTATAGCACCATTTTTGCCGGAGGTTTGTTCGTCAAGGAGGTGGCCAAGTTTCCCTCGATCAGCTTGGATAGCGCCGAGTTTCGCCACGGACCGCTGGAGATGGTGGATTCCGATTTCCACGCCGTAATCTTCGCGCCACAGGGTCCAACCTATGGGCTACATGACAAATTGGCCCGGGATATCATCGCCAAGGGCGGCAAAGTCGTTTTTATCACCAACCGGGAGTTCGGCCCGGCGTCGGAGCGGCTCCTGGTGATCAAGCTGGAACCGTGCGAGGAACTGCTGATGCCGATCGTCGATATTGTGCCGGTTCAGCTTATCGCCAATTATCTGGCGGAGGCCAAAGGTTTGGAGGTGGGCAAGTTCCGCTGGTCTTCCAAGATTACCGCTGCGGAATAG
- a CDS encoding serine hydrolase domain-containing protein translates to MIFRKSWLVWLVLLAGFAALAFGDRGQARANQSQQAPGKEDFEWQESTPGQQGIDEAELSKIDPFVRQNYPNIYSVLIVRHGRLVYEQYYQGRNRASDTPVFSVTKSLISALIGIALREGYLTSLDQRIADFMPEYFGGNGDPLKRTITIRDALTMTGGLEPTDKNINAWLFSADWFQYALERPLQNRPGETFSYNTGLAHLLSGVLTRATGMSTKDFADQYLLKPLGITNYRWQADPKGYYGGGHGLFLTPRDMAKFGYLYLRNGNWFGRQLIPEDWVKQSTRKHLAVDSLEGYGYLWWNFDQEDVTRGRSFPAYTASGMGGQLILVVPALDMVVVISADAEQRFRGNDPQELVGKMIMPAVR, encoded by the coding sequence ATGATTTTTCGGAAAAGCTGGCTGGTTTGGCTGGTACTGCTGGCGGGATTTGCCGCATTGGCCTTTGGCGATCGCGGACAGGCGCGGGCAAACCAATCTCAACAGGCCCCGGGCAAAGAAGACTTCGAATGGCAAGAGTCAACCCCGGGACAACAGGGGATAGACGAGGCGGAGCTTTCAAAGATCGACCCGTTCGTGCGGCAGAATTATCCCAATATCTATAGTGTACTCATCGTGCGTCATGGGCGCTTGGTCTATGAGCAATATTATCAAGGCCGGAATCGGGCTTCCGATACCCCCGTTTTTTCGGTTACCAAGAGCTTAATCTCCGCCTTAATCGGCATCGCGCTGAGGGAAGGTTATTTGACCAGCCTCGATCAGCGGATTGCCGACTTTATGCCGGAATACTTCGGCGGGAACGGCGATCCGTTGAAGCGAACCATCACCATCCGGGACGCATTGACCATGACCGGAGGATTGGAACCGACCGATAAAAACATTAATGCTTGGCTCTTCAGCGCCGACTGGTTTCAGTACGCCTTGGAGCGGCCTTTGCAGAACCGCCCCGGGGAGACGTTCTCCTACAATACGGGACTGGCCCATCTTTTGTCCGGGGTGTTGACCCGCGCCACCGGGATGAGCACTAAGGATTTCGCGGATCAATATCTTTTGAAGCCGTTGGGCATCACCAATTACCGGTGGCAGGCCGACCCCAAGGGTTATTATGGCGGAGGCCATGGCCTCTTTCTCACGCCACGGGATATGGCCAAGTTCGGCTATTTGTACCTGCGGAACGGGAACTGGTTCGGCCGGCAGTTGATCCCGGAGGATTGGGTTAAACAGTCCACCCGGAAACACCTGGCCGTCGATAGCCTCGAAGGATACGGCTATCTGTGGTGGAACTTCGACCAGGAAGACGTCACGCGGGGGCGGAGCTTTCCGGCCTATACCGCGAGCGGGATGGGCGGTCAACTTATCCTGGTGGTCCCGGCGCTGGATATGGTGGTGGTGATCAGCGCCGATGCGGAGCAGCGTTTCAGGGGTAATGATCCGCAGGAACTGGTCGGCAAAATGATTATGCCCGCGGTAAGATGA
- a CDS encoding TetR/AcrR family transcriptional regulator, producing MPDMSTSDSILAAAMELFSKKGYAAVTTKEIAAKAQVNEVTLFRHFETKRILYNKVFSKYIFEPSFEDVFHKQIAWDLSKDLLNIASFFYNIIIRNSKLLQMNIRDSGDFLEDSFPTRMSHEAKQKLIFYFSVMKEKGVVTEEPEILATNFLTMNAGMTLSLFFDGFEMKEDLEVYLDKMVDIFVKGIRA from the coding sequence ATGCCCGATATGAGTACTTCCGATTCTATTTTAGCAGCTGCGATGGAACTTTTTTCAAAAAAAGGGTACGCCGCCGTTACTACCAAAGAAATTGCCGCCAAGGCTCAAGTCAATGAGGTGACCTTATTTCGGCATTTTGAAACGAAACGCATACTTTATAATAAAGTCTTTTCGAAATATATATTTGAACCCAGTTTTGAAGATGTTTTCCATAAACAAATTGCCTGGGATCTATCGAAAGATTTATTAAATATCGCCTCATTTTTTTATAATATCATCATCCGAAACTCAAAATTACTCCAAATGAATATCAGAGATAGTGGTGATTTTTTAGAAGACAGTTTTCCGACCAGGATGTCGCATGAAGCAAAACAAAAACTCATTTTTTATTTTTCGGTAATGAAGGAAAAGGGAGTTGTCACTGAAGAACCTGAAATTTTGGCCACCAATTTTCTGACCATGAATGCCGGAATGACGTTAAGTCTTTTTTTTGATGGTTTTGAAATGAAAGAAGATCTCGAAGTATACCTGGATAAGATGGTAGATATTTTCGTAAAGGGAATCAGAGCCTAA
- a CDS encoding AbrB/MazE/SpoVT family DNA-binding domain-containing protein, producing the protein MRPIGAVRKVDCLGRFVIPSEVRRTMTIEEADSLEIYVDRDMIVMKKYEPACVFCGSPDGVENIREKNICASCLRALRDLVF; encoded by the coding sequence ATGAGACCTATCGGGGCTGTTCGGAAAGTGGATTGTCTTGGCAGATTTGTGATCCCAAGCGAAGTACGGCGGACCATGACGATTGAAGAGGCCGATTCCCTTGAGATTTACGTCGATCGCGACATGATCGTTATGAAAAAATATGAACCGGCTTGCGTCTTTTGCGGAAGTCCCGACGGAGTAGAAAATATCAGGGAAAAAAACATTTGTGCTTCCTGTCTCCGGGCTTTGCGAGACCTTGTTTTTTGA